A genomic stretch from Alphaproteobacteria bacterium includes:
- a CDS encoding ankyrin repeat domain-containing protein — protein MRILNTYLFVLLLNCFFSFCVWASEPYSGYPVHQAIAENNCKYVREYIKNGGSPNLQTDGGVTLLHAAVIYDNLKLVKYLLERGANPNLKDFKYGTTPINTSVANSLDDNISVSFEIIELLISKGANVNNHDKIHGTSLFSHLVTEACVYPRFFSSEYEVKIRDIFDKSDFRVTPADYQRLDAAYLSEENKDCASFFRNIIEKNRY, from the coding sequence ATGAGAATTTTGAACACATATTTGTTTGTTTTATTATTGAACTGCTTTTTTTCTTTTTGTGTGTGGGCATCTGAACCTTATTCAGGCTACCCAGTACATCAGGCAATTGCAGAAAACAACTGTAAGTATGTAAGAGAATATATTAAAAATGGCGGCTCCCCAAATCTTCAGACCGATGGGGGGGTGACATTGCTTCACGCCGCTGTAATATACGACAATTTGAAATTAGTGAAATATCTATTAGAGCGCGGAGCAAATCCAAACCTCAAAGATTTCAAATATGGAACTACACCAATAAACACATCTGTAGCAAATTCTCTGGATGATAATATTTCGGTTTCTTTTGAGATTATTGAGCTTTTAATTTCGAAAGGCGCAAATGTAAATAATCATGATAAAATACACGGCACGAGCCTGTTTAGCCACCTGGTCACGGAAGCATGCGTGTATCCAAGGTTTTTCTCTTCAGAATATGAGGTAAAAATACGTGATATATTTGATAAAAGTGACTTTCGCGTCACGCCAGCAGATTACCAACGTTTAGATGCAGCATATCTAAGCGAAGAAAACAAAGACTGTGCGTCATTTTTTAGAAATATAATTGAAAAAAATAGATATTAA